In Rhodospirillales bacterium RIFCSPLOWO2_02_FULL_58_16, a single genomic region encodes these proteins:
- a CDS encoding HflK protein — MPWNPQGGGQGPWGSGPSGSAPQPPDIEEMLRRGQERFKSIMPGGGGSGRGLALIGVAAVALWLSSGFYEVGPKELGVEMVFGKMKSTEPPGLNYNWPAPIGLTLKPQVTSINEINVGFQPSAPGKRGQVLRTIPEESLMLTGDENIIDIQFTVFWKIDTRLPEKGGSRDNLEGVRNFLFNIRNPEMTVKNAAESAMREIIGKGEFESSRTKGRGQIAIEFKKLIQEILDRYGAGIEVTDVQIANVNPPAAVIDAFRDVQVARADMERKVNEADAYRNEKVQQAQGDAAQITLRAEAYKQQKIEISNGEAKRFLSVYEQYRQEKDITRRRLYLETMKEVMLGMDKVLIDNADGGPGVMPYLPLDGLTRDRAAAAPAKTGGTSK, encoded by the coding sequence ATGCCTTGGAACCCACAGGGCGGCGGTCAGGGACCTTGGGGCAGCGGACCATCGGGGAGCGCGCCACAGCCGCCGGACATCGAAGAAATGCTGCGTCGCGGCCAGGAGAGGTTCAAGAGCATCATGCCCGGAGGCGGCGGCTCCGGTCGCGGGCTGGCCCTGATCGGCGTGGCGGCGGTCGCTCTCTGGCTGTCCAGCGGATTCTACGAAGTGGGACCGAAGGAACTCGGCGTCGAAATGGTTTTCGGCAAGATGAAAAGCACCGAGCCGCCGGGCCTGAACTATAACTGGCCCGCTCCCATCGGCTTGACCCTGAAGCCCCAGGTGACGAGCATCAACGAGATCAATGTCGGCTTTCAGCCCTCCGCTCCCGGCAAGCGCGGCCAGGTGCTGCGGACTATCCCCGAGGAAAGCCTGATGCTGACCGGAGATGAGAATATCATAGATATCCAGTTTACCGTCTTCTGGAAAATCGATACGCGGCTTCCGGAAAAGGGGGGAAGCAGGGATAATCTTGAGGGGGTGCGGAACTTCCTGTTCAATATCCGCAATCCGGAGATGACGGTGAAAAACGCCGCCGAAAGCGCCATGCGCGAGATTATCGGCAAAGGCGAATTTGAAAGCTCCCGCACCAAGGGGCGCGGCCAGATAGCCATTGAATTCAAGAAACTGATCCAGGAAATCCTCGACAGATACGGGGCCGGCATAGAAGTAACCGACGTGCAGATTGCCAACGTCAATCCGCCGGCGGCGGTGATTGACGCCTTCCGCGATGTGCAGGTGGCGCGCGCCGACATGGAGCGCAAGGTCAACGAGGCCGACGCCTACAGGAATGAAAAGGTTCAGCAGGCGCAAGGCGACGCGGCGCAGATTACCCTGCGCGCCGAGGCCTACAAGCAGCAGAAAATAGAAATTTCCAACGGCGAAGCAAAGCGGTTCCTTTCCGTGTACGAACAATACAGACAGGAAAAAGACATAACCAGACGCCGCCTTTATCTCGAAACGATGAAAGAAGTCATGCTGGGCATGGACAAGGTGCTTATCGACAACGCCGACGGCGGTCCCGGCGTTATGCCCTACCTTCCTCTTGACGGGTTGACCCGCGACCGCGCCGCCGCCGCTCCCGCTAAAACAGGAGGAACGTCCAAATGA